One Helianthus annuus cultivar XRQ/B chromosome 7, HanXRQr2.0-SUNRISE, whole genome shotgun sequence genomic region harbors:
- the LOC110867678 gene encoding uncharacterized protein LOC110867678 isoform X4, whose amino-acid sequence MSAEKCMVCDETVDDEDEISYAAADGVWFHNQCFICSQCGEQLSTSSRLSSIFFKAQSKRVASKLPPSEKRKLPLSISDANVYGAYASDHLTTTNQPHLSVGFGGQLDQITTMNLFMQNPALHGLLARVSNQTEINSQDFLKNTLEQLTQNPEMMNALSQLGQQMGDNQDLGSMFSTMSCSNGDGDLDMSLMFQQIMPLFSQATSSRLLENNRPMKHERHRRCYSDTASINCISIDCQMNIKEAAQKIHDEYPALDIFSSMVESVALLDDNVYDVYGLADLCSDEELAEEFMVMLKRDVCRRLGKRYDSCTSVS is encoded by the exons ATGTCTGCAGAAAAATGCATGGTTTGTGATGAAAcagttgatgatgaagatgaaatATCATATGCTGCTGCGGATGGAGTTTGGTTTCATAATCAATGTTTTATATGCAGCCAATGTGGTGAACAGCTTTCG ACGTCTAGCAGACTTTCTTCCATCTTCTTCAAGGCACAATCAAAACGAGTAGCTTCTAAACTACCACCATCAGAAAAG AGAAAACTACCTTTGTCAATATCAGACGCAAATGTTTATGGCGCTTATGCTTCCGATCATCTTACAACCACCAATCAGCCCCATCTTTCTGTCGGTTTCGGTGGCCAATTGGATCAAATTACAACAATGAATCTCTTCATGCAGAATCCGGCTTTACATGGGTTATTAGCCAGAGTTTCAAATCAAACGGAGATCAATTCACAAGATTTCTTGAAGAATACGTTGGAGCAATTAACTCAAAACCCTGAGATGATGAATGCACTCAGTCAACTTGGTCAACAGATGGGTGATAATCAAGATCTTGGTAGCATGTTTTCAACTATGAGTTGCTCCAATGGCGATGGAGACCTTGATATGTCATTAATGTTTCAACAGATTATGCCTTTATTTTCACAAGCTACAAGTTCAAGATTACTTGAAAACAATAGGCCAATGAAACATGAGCGTCATCGCCGTTGTTATAGTGATACTGCAAGCATCAATTGTATATCAATCGATTGTCAG ATGAACATTAAAGAAGCAGCTCAGAAAATCCATGACGAGTATCCGGCTCTAGACATCTTCTCGTCTATGGTTGAATCTGTTGCTCTTTTAGATGATAATGTTTATGATGTATACGGTCTTGCTGACTTATGTTCAGATGAGGAACTTGCTGAG GAATTTATGGTCATGTTAAAGCGGGATGTTTGTCGACGACTAGGAAAGAGATATGATAGTTGTACTTCGGTTTCTTGA
- the LOC110867678 gene encoding pollen-specific protein SF3-like isoform X2 yields the protein MSAEKCMVCDETVDDEDEISYAAADGVWFHNQCFICSQCGEQLSEDNYSLSDGVLYCKPHFDEKVRNNRRLPRGVSLPKPSELTSSRLSSIFFKAQSKRVASKLPPSEKRKLPLSISDANVYGAYASDHLTTTNQPHLSVGFGGQLDQITTMNLFMQNPALHGLLARVSNQTEINSQDFLKNTLEQLTQNPEMMNALSQLGQQMGDNQDLGSMFSTMSCSNGDGDLDMSLMFQQIMPLFSQATSSRLLENNRPMKHERHRRCYSDTASINCISIDCQMNIKEAAQKIHDEYPALDIFSSMVESVALLDDNVYDVYGLADLCSDEELAEEFMVMLKRDVCRRLGKRYDSCTSVS from the exons ATGTCTGCAGAAAAATGCATGGTTTGTGATGAAAcagttgatgatgaagatgaaatATCATATGCTGCTGCGGATGGAGTTTGGTTTCATAATCAATGTTTTATATGCAGCCAATGTGGTGAACAGCTTTCG GAAGACAATTACTCCTTATCAGATGGAGTTTTGTATTGCAAACCTCATTTTGATGAAAAAGTTAGGAACAATAGAAGGCTTCCAAGAGGAGTAT CTTTGCCTAAACCAAGTGAATTG ACGTCTAGCAGACTTTCTTCCATCTTCTTCAAGGCACAATCAAAACGAGTAGCTTCTAAACTACCACCATCAGAAAAG AGAAAACTACCTTTGTCAATATCAGACGCAAATGTTTATGGCGCTTATGCTTCCGATCATCTTACAACCACCAATCAGCCCCATCTTTCTGTCGGTTTCGGTGGCCAATTGGATCAAATTACAACAATGAATCTCTTCATGCAGAATCCGGCTTTACATGGGTTATTAGCCAGAGTTTCAAATCAAACGGAGATCAATTCACAAGATTTCTTGAAGAATACGTTGGAGCAATTAACTCAAAACCCTGAGATGATGAATGCACTCAGTCAACTTGGTCAACAGATGGGTGATAATCAAGATCTTGGTAGCATGTTTTCAACTATGAGTTGCTCCAATGGCGATGGAGACCTTGATATGTCATTAATGTTTCAACAGATTATGCCTTTATTTTCACAAGCTACAAGTTCAAGATTACTTGAAAACAATAGGCCAATGAAACATGAGCGTCATCGCCGTTGTTATAGTGATACTGCAAGCATCAATTGTATATCAATCGATTGTCAG ATGAACATTAAAGAAGCAGCTCAGAAAATCCATGACGAGTATCCGGCTCTAGACATCTTCTCGTCTATGGTTGAATCTGTTGCTCTTTTAGATGATAATGTTTATGATGTATACGGTCTTGCTGACTTATGTTCAGATGAGGAACTTGCTGAG GAATTTATGGTCATGTTAAAGCGGGATGTTTGTCGACGACTAGGAAAGAGATATGATAGTTGTACTTCGGTTTCTTGA
- the LOC110867678 gene encoding pollen-specific protein SF3-like isoform X1, translated as MSAEKCMVCDETVDDEDEISYAAADGVWFHNQCFICSQCGEQLSEDNYSLSDGVLYCKPHFDEKVRNNRRLPRGVSLPKPSELKTSSRLSSIFFKAQSKRVASKLPPSEKRKLPLSISDANVYGAYASDHLTTTNQPHLSVGFGGQLDQITTMNLFMQNPALHGLLARVSNQTEINSQDFLKNTLEQLTQNPEMMNALSQLGQQMGDNQDLGSMFSTMSCSNGDGDLDMSLMFQQIMPLFSQATSSRLLENNRPMKHERHRRCYSDTASINCISIDCQMNIKEAAQKIHDEYPALDIFSSMVESVALLDDNVYDVYGLADLCSDEELAEEFMVMLKRDVCRRLGKRYDSCTSVS; from the exons ATGTCTGCAGAAAAATGCATGGTTTGTGATGAAAcagttgatgatgaagatgaaatATCATATGCTGCTGCGGATGGAGTTTGGTTTCATAATCAATGTTTTATATGCAGCCAATGTGGTGAACAGCTTTCG GAAGACAATTACTCCTTATCAGATGGAGTTTTGTATTGCAAACCTCATTTTGATGAAAAAGTTAGGAACAATAGAAGGCTTCCAAGAGGAGTAT CTTTGCCTAAACCAAGTGAATTG AAGACGTCTAGCAGACTTTCTTCCATCTTCTTCAAGGCACAATCAAAACGAGTAGCTTCTAAACTACCACCATCAGAAAAG AGAAAACTACCTTTGTCAATATCAGACGCAAATGTTTATGGCGCTTATGCTTCCGATCATCTTACAACCACCAATCAGCCCCATCTTTCTGTCGGTTTCGGTGGCCAATTGGATCAAATTACAACAATGAATCTCTTCATGCAGAATCCGGCTTTACATGGGTTATTAGCCAGAGTTTCAAATCAAACGGAGATCAATTCACAAGATTTCTTGAAGAATACGTTGGAGCAATTAACTCAAAACCCTGAGATGATGAATGCACTCAGTCAACTTGGTCAACAGATGGGTGATAATCAAGATCTTGGTAGCATGTTTTCAACTATGAGTTGCTCCAATGGCGATGGAGACCTTGATATGTCATTAATGTTTCAACAGATTATGCCTTTATTTTCACAAGCTACAAGTTCAAGATTACTTGAAAACAATAGGCCAATGAAACATGAGCGTCATCGCCGTTGTTATAGTGATACTGCAAGCATCAATTGTATATCAATCGATTGTCAG ATGAACATTAAAGAAGCAGCTCAGAAAATCCATGACGAGTATCCGGCTCTAGACATCTTCTCGTCTATGGTTGAATCTGTTGCTCTTTTAGATGATAATGTTTATGATGTATACGGTCTTGCTGACTTATGTTCAGATGAGGAACTTGCTGAG GAATTTATGGTCATGTTAAAGCGGGATGTTTGTCGACGACTAGGAAAGAGATATGATAGTTGTACTTCGGTTTCTTGA
- the LOC110867678 gene encoding uncharacterized protein LOC110867678 isoform X3, with translation MSAEKCMVCDETVDDEDEISYAAADGVWFHNQCFICSQCGEQLSKTSSRLSSIFFKAQSKRVASKLPPSEKRKLPLSISDANVYGAYASDHLTTTNQPHLSVGFGGQLDQITTMNLFMQNPALHGLLARVSNQTEINSQDFLKNTLEQLTQNPEMMNALSQLGQQMGDNQDLGSMFSTMSCSNGDGDLDMSLMFQQIMPLFSQATSSRLLENNRPMKHERHRRCYSDTASINCISIDCQMNIKEAAQKIHDEYPALDIFSSMVESVALLDDNVYDVYGLADLCSDEELAEEFMVMLKRDVCRRLGKRYDSCTSVS, from the exons ATGTCTGCAGAAAAATGCATGGTTTGTGATGAAAcagttgatgatgaagatgaaatATCATATGCTGCTGCGGATGGAGTTTGGTTTCATAATCAATGTTTTATATGCAGCCAATGTGGTGAACAGCTTTCG AAGACGTCTAGCAGACTTTCTTCCATCTTCTTCAAGGCACAATCAAAACGAGTAGCTTCTAAACTACCACCATCAGAAAAG AGAAAACTACCTTTGTCAATATCAGACGCAAATGTTTATGGCGCTTATGCTTCCGATCATCTTACAACCACCAATCAGCCCCATCTTTCTGTCGGTTTCGGTGGCCAATTGGATCAAATTACAACAATGAATCTCTTCATGCAGAATCCGGCTTTACATGGGTTATTAGCCAGAGTTTCAAATCAAACGGAGATCAATTCACAAGATTTCTTGAAGAATACGTTGGAGCAATTAACTCAAAACCCTGAGATGATGAATGCACTCAGTCAACTTGGTCAACAGATGGGTGATAATCAAGATCTTGGTAGCATGTTTTCAACTATGAGTTGCTCCAATGGCGATGGAGACCTTGATATGTCATTAATGTTTCAACAGATTATGCCTTTATTTTCACAAGCTACAAGTTCAAGATTACTTGAAAACAATAGGCCAATGAAACATGAGCGTCATCGCCGTTGTTATAGTGATACTGCAAGCATCAATTGTATATCAATCGATTGTCAG ATGAACATTAAAGAAGCAGCTCAGAAAATCCATGACGAGTATCCGGCTCTAGACATCTTCTCGTCTATGGTTGAATCTGTTGCTCTTTTAGATGATAATGTTTATGATGTATACGGTCTTGCTGACTTATGTTCAGATGAGGAACTTGCTGAG GAATTTATGGTCATGTTAAAGCGGGATGTTTGTCGACGACTAGGAAAGAGATATGATAGTTGTACTTCGGTTTCTTGA
- the LOC110867678 gene encoding F-actin-monooxygenase MICAL3 isoform X5: MSAEKCMVCDETVDDEDEISYAAADGVWFHNQCFICSQCGEQLSEDNYSLSDGVLYCKPHFDEKVRNNRRLPRGVSLPKPSELKTSSRLSSIFFKAQSKRVASKLPPSEKNPALHGLLARVSNQTEINSQDFLKNTLEQLTQNPEMMNALSQLGQQMGDNQDLGSMFSTMSCSNGDGDLDMSLMFQQIMPLFSQATSSRLLENNRPMKHERHRRCYSDTASINCISIDCQMNIKEAAQKIHDEYPALDIFSSMVESVALLDDNVYDVYGLADLCSDEELAEEFMVMLKRDVCRRLGKRYDSCTSVS; the protein is encoded by the exons ATGTCTGCAGAAAAATGCATGGTTTGTGATGAAAcagttgatgatgaagatgaaatATCATATGCTGCTGCGGATGGAGTTTGGTTTCATAATCAATGTTTTATATGCAGCCAATGTGGTGAACAGCTTTCG GAAGACAATTACTCCTTATCAGATGGAGTTTTGTATTGCAAACCTCATTTTGATGAAAAAGTTAGGAACAATAGAAGGCTTCCAAGAGGAGTAT CTTTGCCTAAACCAAGTGAATTG AAGACGTCTAGCAGACTTTCTTCCATCTTCTTCAAGGCACAATCAAAACGAGTAGCTTCTAAACTACCACCATCAGAAAAG AATCCGGCTTTACATGGGTTATTAGCCAGAGTTTCAAATCAAACGGAGATCAATTCACAAGATTTCTTGAAGAATACGTTGGAGCAATTAACTCAAAACCCTGAGATGATGAATGCACTCAGTCAACTTGGTCAACAGATGGGTGATAATCAAGATCTTGGTAGCATGTTTTCAACTATGAGTTGCTCCAATGGCGATGGAGACCTTGATATGTCATTAATGTTTCAACAGATTATGCCTTTATTTTCACAAGCTACAAGTTCAAGATTACTTGAAAACAATAGGCCAATGAAACATGAGCGTCATCGCCGTTGTTATAGTGATACTGCAAGCATCAATTGTATATCAATCGATTGTCAG ATGAACATTAAAGAAGCAGCTCAGAAAATCCATGACGAGTATCCGGCTCTAGACATCTTCTCGTCTATGGTTGAATCTGTTGCTCTTTTAGATGATAATGTTTATGATGTATACGGTCTTGCTGACTTATGTTCAGATGAGGAACTTGCTGAG GAATTTATGGTCATGTTAAAGCGGGATGTTTGTCGACGACTAGGAAAGAGATATGATAGTTGTACTTCGGTTTCTTGA